TAGGAGGCTAGATCTGGTCAGGGGCCTTATGTGGTTAGATCTCCTAGTAGACTGGGGTATAAGCTTCTCAGATAACTCTTAGGAACTGCACCAAATGGGTACGGTAGGATTTTTCTGGTTTTTGCTGGGAGATATATGAAGTGAAGCTTTAAATCATTAGTGCTAATCACAAAAAAGTGACACCCCAGATTACTGATTGGAGTGCTTTTCTGTATAGAGGAAGATGCATGAATTAGATCATTTGAATTTTTCTGATTAATCTGCATAGCCTTGGAAATACTGTTTAATGCCTTTGAGCCCCAATCAGTTTGTGATGGCTAAGTAATAGTTGTAGCATGCTAATAAATTCAAAATACTTGAAATCTTGtctgacatttaaaaatgctaAGTTTTAGCTATCAAAATAATTCTTTATACAGCTAGTACATTGAATGTTTTTTGATCCATTCATTTACACAGTCAGTTTATTTGGTGATCCTTTAATCAACTCATGAatctgttaaaaatgaaaataaacagaatcaCTTAGGGGAAGTGAGTTCATCTTTGCAATCTGCTCCCTGTAATAAGCAGTCTGTGGAATAATCAGGTTTATCTACTGACACCCAAACTCCCAGGAGACTCTCAATGTAGCAGCAAATGATGTCCACCAAGTGGCCTGTCCTGAAGCTTCTacctgagacatcactttgccaaaaaaattcCATATTAGTCAAAGTCATGCACAGAAACAGCAAGAGACAGTGTACTCTCAAGCCTCTaagagtagaaataaaatatgcaaagagaAGACGGAATGATGGAAAAGGGGTCAGAGAAGTACTATCCCCCTTCTTCATCAAATGTTTATCCTACTGTACCCAGAGGAAGACCTGCTGTGTCTCAGTGATCCCTCCACACAAAGTATTTCAtcatgtttcctttgtttccttctttggCGGTCCCATGGAGACATAGTTTTCCATGCTGCCTTACaaaggttttctgtttttcttctcagaAGCCACACATTATAAGACTTCAAGGTGGTATGTGTGCCCCGTTTTTCCTTGCTCCTCCCAAATCTGTTCATCTCCTATAACCCTCAGCTATTTTGTAGCCGGTGCCTGGATTGAGGTATCATTCTATGCTTCTGAGTCACTCTGGAAGAGATTATAAAGAAACAGACTCCTGAGTAGTATGAGCAAAAACCAGGCACCATCCAGAATGGGATTGATGGTAGCTTCTGAGGCACCAGTGAGGCTAATGTGTTAGATGTGAAAAGATTCACCAAGAATTTCCTGTTCTGGGTACTATGAAGCTAGTAAAGTGGAAAGGGGTAAGATGTGAGCCATGAGAAGACTTTGGGGACCAGGATAAGAAGGAATACATAGATTATGTTAAGTGTGCAAAGAGTACAAATAAACTTAGACAGTAAAGCTATGGCTCAAACATAGTATCCTGACAGTGCTGTCTATTTCTgagtaagaaagaaaagcaagcaagaaagaTTTAAAGAGGGCAAGGAAGTCTCCACAGAAGAAAGATTTAACATAAAATCTTAGAGAGTGACGTCATAAAGTCCTTTGAGATGAAATGTTTTGTGGTAGAAAGAATATGGGTATGAACAAAAGTGCAAGAAAAACTAtgttgtataaatataaataattcagtTTTATGGGAAATGGGAACAAAAGATGGgggatttgcttttttctttttctttctttgtctctttctttttctttccttaattctttccttcctttctctctgtcatGAAATGTCAACCAACAGATTGCATTCTTAGAATGGTGCTCCAGAAAGAATAACTTGATCTAGGGCAAAATATATTGATGTGGCTATAGTTGGAGGCAGAAAATTGAATTGGAGGCAGTAGATTGCATGACCCACAGCTTTGTGCTCTTTATTGCCTGGACTTTGTTCCCTGTACAACTCTTCTAGGAAGACTGCAGGACCAAGCATCATCACATTCAGATTCTAACTAGCaggatgaaggaaaagaaaggcacgTACCTCCAGTTCAAACACTTTTCTGTTGTCAAAAATTTACTTAATTAGATACACTTTACTGGATTTAAGCAGAGTTTTAAAAGTTTGCAATGTTATGCTAGTAGTGCTGAACCTGTACATGTCTATTTAATTAAAAGAGAAGAGTAGAATGGATGCCTTAGAACCACCATGGCCACAAAAGGTATGCAGCCCATGAGAAGGAATAATGTGTGAGAGGATTTACATAAAATAGGAGATGGAGATGGTGATTTCCACCTTAAAGATGCCAGACATAAAGAGAAGTCAGAATAATTTTCTGATTTCTGGTTGCAGCAGTTATACATGGTGCTACCACCCACTGTTTCAGGGGGCTTACTTGGGAGTTTTAATGTTGCTGGAGAGGCagcaaaaagagagaaataagatcagatcagttcagttcagttcagttcagtcgctcagtcgtgtccgactctttgcgaccccatgaatcgcagcacgccaggcctcctgtgttAATTCCTTGGGACATAATGCAGTGCTCTGAAAAGTCTGAAGGGCGAGAAATGTCTAATGACAGCACTCCTGactattataaaatgaaatggtGAACAGCTCAGCTGATTtgatttcagaataaaaatagtTGTTTTACTTTCTCACATATTCCtgtatgtgtgtaaatgtgtgagGAAGCCAACTCACATATTCTCATTCAATATGTTAAACTGGAATCATTCCCAGAGAGCCTCCTGGATCAATTTTAATAAGTAGTGAGTGCCAATATACTTCTGATTCACCTCattgaaatttacttttattcCCTGGGCCATATTCTCCCATAACCTggagattctctctctctctcagtttacTTAGAATATAAATGCTAAATGcacatttaaataataaagaatttaTAAACTAATTATAGAAATACTAATATACTAATGATAGAAATGTTATTATACTAATTACATAAACAATAATAACAGGAACaataatcattattttttgaGTGTTTACTGTAGCCAGACTTTgttccatgtgtgtgcatgtgtgcatgtggatGTGCATGTGTTATTTAATGTATTGTTTAATGTGactcatttaatcttaaaaacGACTCAGTGATAAGGTACCATTACCATCCTTACTTAAAAGAAATTGATTTCAGATATAATTTAGTATCTGATTGATGCTTTGTACTATGATGagacataaaattaaatacttaaagATACATAtctgaattatattttcttttttatctcttcaaaGTATTAGGCCATGTTTAGTTTATATTTCCACTTTGCTAATATAATTACTTGAGTCAAAAGCATACATACCACCAGGTTAGGTAATATCTATTGTACATTCATTGTACCCATATTCCCTATCAGCTTATTAAAAGAGAGTAGTGAGTTTTTTCTATACATGTTTAAGATAATTAGCTGTCTGATTATTTCCTCTTCCATGAAATTTCATTGTAGTTAGCTGAATTATTAGTAACAATGagatattttgaattatttgcaCATCAACCAAATCtgatactcaatattttatgataGAGCATATAAATATCAAGTGGGTCATTGATATTATAAGTTTATAGAaaagttttacaaataaaaatagtagtgttatatagtataaaatatacatattttccaCAGAATTAATAATGCCAGGGTTTTCATatcaaacactttttaaaataaaccttttttaGAAATGATAtcatgtttttatcttttctttgccttttggtCAAAACTTTAAAGACCAATTATAGGGGAACACAAACAATTTTCTTATAAATATGTAATGTTAACTATATTaagtatagttatatatatattagatatataatatattataatatataacatattataataTTAAGATTAGTAATTGGCTTCTACTTAAATCTAAATAGTCTATAAACTTAATTTATATAATAAGAGAtctaatagaaaaggaaaaatgtattatGAGTCAAGTTAAAATGCATGGATACATAGTGTATTTTGAGAATCTTGATAAATgcaaaatgatgaaaattatttGAATGTAGTACATTCACTGAATAAAGAATACaaagtatttatatttctcaTAAGGAAAGACTGAGACATGctgcttttataatttaaaatagtatttaaacaTTATATCATATTCTATTTAGCCTCCAAGCATTTAGAAGATACAGGGATGAAAACTACATGCTGCATCTCTTTTCTGGCATTTAGTGTTAGTAAACCAGGAAAATTTGATCCTAAATGGCGTGGAAAGACTTTACCTTGAGTAAGAGTTGTATATATGTAAAAGACTGTGTGATATGTAACGTGTGTTTACTCCATTTTTTAGCTTTGAGTAAGGAGGTTCACCACTAGAGTATTCCTCTTTGGATTCAAGAACAGCTTTCATTCAAGACCTTGGAAGTCACAGAtgcttttttttccatctttccagTTTCATGGGAGAACATTCAGGTGCCTGAATGACCAGTTAAGCTAAGTTTTACAATGAATGGTTGCAAAAATTTTAggtgcctcatttttttttttaatttttttaattaattttattttatttttaaactttacataattgtattagttttgccaaatatcaaaatgaatccaccacaggtatacatgtgttccccatcctgaaccctcctccctcctccctccccataccatccctctgggtcgtcctcaTTTTTGGCAACTCATATTTCCCCTACCTCCTAAAGTTAGGTAGGGGAAATATGATAGAagtaagataataaatatattaggGGACAttcagctgaaactccagtactttggccacctcacgcgaagagttgactcattggaaaagactctgatgttgggagggattgggggcaggaggagaaggggacgacagaggatgagatggctggatggcatcactgattcgatggacgtgagtctgggtgaactctgggagtaggtgatggacagggaggcctggcatgctgcgattcatggggtcgcaaagagtcggacacgactgagcgactgatctgatatatatatatatatattaaaatggagTGCATCCAATATCTGAcatcaaaataataaacataCTTGTGCAGACAAAACAAGCTgtctaaaaacataaatataattgATGCCTCATTGAAGACCTTTCATATCAGAGATCATAGAAACACAAGTCAATAATGTCCTTAATAAGAATCTGGGAAGCTACAATCATCCAGGGACTCTATTAACTAATAGGAGTTTAGTATAAATGGAAACTGTTCATTCTTAACACTAAAATGAAGTATTGTTTTGATTCAGGATGCCTATATTTAAGTAAGCTattaatggaaaaagcaaaaaccagAAGGACAAAATTATTCTATGCAGTGGGAAAAAGTCAAAAACTTTGGATATTGACATATTAAATATGAGTTGCAGTAATATTCACTGATTTTAGAGACTAAATTATAATCAGCCAGTTCTCAAGAAACACCACTGTCCTCAATATGAACCTATGTTTACACCAAATTTTACTGAGCTGCAGGTCAAACCAGGAGGAAGAGCAAAACCATGTACATACGCATACATCTGCAAACCCCATTCATATGTTaaccctttaaaatttttataattacagaaaaaaaagttaacatttcagggaattaaatatataattaagtttattcttatataaataaagtatgtacaaattatgtttatttcataatgaataaattaattaacttgtTCAGCAAAAAATACCCATCATGTAAAATATGTCCATTTAAAAAACGATCTGAGAGTCCATTGGCTTTACTTGGAAAATATAGCAAAAAAGAATAAGCTTATCTTATACAGTTAAATGTAAAGGAGATTGAGATGTatgctaatttttctttcttttcactctacctcttatttgtttatatttgtttgtttattatttattttaggtaAAGCAAGGATTTCATGATGGGATGTGAGAATCACACTTCCAGCAGTGACTTCATTCTTTTGGGACTCTTCTCTTCTTCCCAAACAAGTCTGATTTTCCTCTCCGTtatattcatcatttttattataactATAACAGAAAATACAATGATGATTATCCTTATCCACAGGGAATCAAGACTCCATACTCCAATGTATTTCTTGCTCAGCCATCTCTCTTTTATGGATATCTTACATACTAGTAACATTGTTCCCAAAATGATCACTGACTTTCTGTCAGGCAGCAAAACTATTTCATTTGTAGCCTGTGGCTTCCAGATATTTCTATCCATCGCCCTCTTGGGTGGTGAGTGCCTTCTCCTGGCAGCAATGTCCTACGATCGCTATGTAGCCATCTGTCACCCACTGCGCTACCCCATTCTTATGAATGACTATGTCAGCGTTCTCATGGCTGGAGGGGCCTGGTTTATTGGGATAATCAACTCCATAGTCCACACAGCTTAcacacttcactttcccttttgtgGCTCAAGAGCCATTGatcactttttctgtgaagtCCCCACCATGTTGGTGTTGTCCTGTGTGGACACAACACACTATGAACAAGGAGTTTATGTAAGTGGCATCATTTTTCTGCTTGTCCCTTTCTTTCTAATCTTTGCATCTTATGTCCAAATTCTCCTTACTGTCCTCCTAATGAAATCAAAAGAGGCAAGGAAAAAGTCTTTTTCTACCTGCTTCTTCCACATGATTGTGGTCATAATGTACTATGGGCCTTTTATTTTCACATACATGAGACCTAAAAAGTACCACACTCCAGGCCAGGATAAATCTCTGGCAATTTTCTATACCATCCTCACACCTACTTTTAACCCAATTATCTACAGCATTAGAAATAAAGATGTTTTAGAGGCAATGCAAAATATGCTCAGAAGTAATTTTCTCCATAAAATGTTATAGGGAAAATGTTTGAAGTATATATGGTTGTCTATTTccataataaatatttagaagacaTCTGTTATTCAAA
The nucleotide sequence above comes from Bos indicus isolate NIAB-ARS_2022 breed Sahiwal x Tharparkar chromosome 7, NIAB-ARS_B.indTharparkar_mat_pri_1.0, whole genome shotgun sequence. Encoded proteins:
- the LOC139183989 gene encoding olfactory receptor 2AJ1-like, whose protein sequence is MMGCENHTSSSDFILLGLFSSSQTSLIFLSVIFIIFIITITENTMMIILIHRESRLHTPMYFLLSHLSFMDILHTSNIVPKMITDFLSGSKTISFVACGFQIFLSIALLGGECLLLAAMSYDRYVAICHPLRYPILMNDYVSVLMAGGAWFIGIINSIVHTAYTLHFPFCGSRAIDHFFCEVPTMLVLSCVDTTHYEQGVYVSGIIFLLVPFFLIFASYVQILLTVLLMKSKEARKKSFSTCFFHMIVVIMYYGPFIFTYMRPKKYHTPGQDKSLAIFYTILTPTFNPIIYSIRNKDVLEAMQNMLRSNFLHKML